The proteins below are encoded in one region of Telopea speciosissima isolate NSW1024214 ecotype Mountain lineage chromosome 10, Tspe_v1, whole genome shotgun sequence:
- the LOC122642919 gene encoding uncharacterized protein LOC122642919: MKEASSTEPVGQNLIKLISNVCFSVFVFSVLLFTVIAITYQPSDPWFESSKALTKVFTQVENATFKTDSSIIQTGEDLATLAPAVSPAAAAEVPITTNTIEKSEEKILNSSSTLDCDYTLKQVNCSDPLVLIAIEKFNLKVFKSIVFLGYQTPVNGSKPNECDVAWRFRNKKEKSWRKYRDFRRFRLGIGENCTYEVAKASGWHSGTNAKRPRGKISSSSSRKGKAPRVSSPVRDEEINDTIPTVQSDTAFRKGRYLYYSRGGDYCKGMNHYLWSFLCGLGEAQYLNRTFVMDLSICLAATYNPSNKDDEGKDFRYYFDFEHLKEVASIVEEVEFLRDWKKLDKAHKKKIPVRKVASHKITPMQLRKDKSTIIWRQFDAPEPENYWYRVCEGPAAKYLQRPWHALWKSKRLMNIVSEISGRMDWDFDAVHVVRGEKAQNKELWPHLDSDTAPDVLVEKLKGTIQPWRHLYIATNEPFYNYFDKLRSHYKVHLLDDYKELWGNTSEWYNETKLLTDWHPAEFDGYMRVAVDTEVLYRAKTRVETFYNLTMDCKDGISTC; the protein is encoded by the coding sequence ATGAAAGAAGCGAGTTCAACAGAGCCTGTAGGGCAAAATCTAATTAAACTCATCAGCAATGTATGCTTCTCCGTCTTTGTCTTCTCTGTTCTTTTATTTACTGTAATTGCCATCACATACCAACCTTCGGATCCCTGGTTTGAATCCTCCAAAGCCCTCACTAAGGTTTTCACCCAAGTAGAGAACGCCACTTTCAAAACCGATTCTTCGATAATCCAGACCGGCGAGGATCTGGCCACACTCGCCCCTGCTGTttctcctgctgctgctgccgaGGTTCCCATCACCACAAACACCATCGAGAAGTCTGAGGAGAAGATTCTTAATTCCAGCTCGACTTTGGACTGTGACTATACCTTGAAGCAAGTTAATTGTTCGGATCCGCTTGTTCTCATTGCGATAGAGAAGTTCAATCTCAAGGTATTTAAGTCCATCGTCTTCTTAGGGTATCAAACCCCTGTGAATGGATCGAAGCCGAACGAGTGTGATGTGGCTTGGAGATTTcggaacaagaaagagaagtcTTGGCGAAAGTATAGAGACTTCAGGAGATTTAGGCTTGGCATTGGAGAGAACTGCACCTATGAGGTAGCTAAAGCTAGCGGTTGGCATTCAGGGACTAATGCCAAGCGGCCGAGAGGTAAGATTTCGAGTTCTTCTTCGAGGAAGGGCAAAGCTCCAAGAGTTTCATCGCCCGTACGTGATGAGGAGATTAATGATACGATACCCACAGTTCAGTCAGATACAGCTTTCAGAAAGGGGAGATATTTGTACTATTCTCGGGGAGGAGATTACTGCAAAGGTATGAACCATTACTTGTGGAGTTTCTTGTGTGGTCTTGGTGAGGCTCAATATCTGAACAGAACATTCGTGATGGATTTGAGCATTTGCTTGGCTGCGACTTATAATCCAAGTAACAAGGATGACGAGGGTAAGGATTTCCGCTACTATTTTGATTTCGAGCATCTCAAGGAAGTAGCATCAATTGTCGAGGAAGTAGAATTTCTCAGGGATTGGAAGAAATTGGATAAGGCCCATAAGAAAAAGATCCCGGTCAGAAAGGTTGCAAGCCACAAGATTACTCCAATGCAGCTAAGGAAAGATAAGAGCACAATCATATGGAGGCAATTTGATGCACCTGAGCCTGAGAATTATTGGTACAGAGTATGTGAAGGGCCGGCTGCAAAGTATTTGCAGAGACCGTGGCACGCCCTTTGGAAGTCAAAGAGGCTGATGAATATAGTTTCTGAGATTAGTGGCCGGATGGACTGGGATTTTGACGCAGTTCATGTGGTACGAGGAGAAAAAGCTCAGAACAAGGAGCTCTGGCCCCATTTGGATAGCGACACGGCCCCAGATGTCCTTGTTGAGAAGCTTAAAGGGACCATTCAGCCTTGGCGCCACCTGTACATTGCCACCAATGAGCCATTCTATAATTATTTTGACAAGTTGAGGTCTCACTACAAGGTTCATTTGCTTGACGATTACAAGGAATTGTGGGGAAACACTAGTGAGTGGTACAACGAGACCAAGCTCTTGACTGATTGGCACCCGGCTGAATTTGATGGGTATATGAGAGTTGCAGTGGACACTGAGGTCCTGTACAGGGCAAAGACTCGAGTAGAGACATTTTATAACTTGACAATGGATTGCAAGGATGGCATTAGTACATGCTAA
- the LOC122641323 gene encoding G-type lectin S-receptor-like serine/threonine-protein kinase SD3-1: protein MNLSVFLAEMHEVWINQLKARVPAKCFQGTFCKCYSFEGSGHVLAVIVVLGLWSVGFCEAFPMVSVPLGFEILVSENKSWISENGVFTFGFFDDYWKDYDGFAVGIRYNLGNRAANVAVWTVGGGVRVSENSTFRLSMDGRLVLFDNLSGLIVWSSNTSGLGVQTASMLNNGNLVLMDNAKKVLWQSFDSPTNTLLPGQALYFPQALRAPSTTFISSYYNLVIRHTGDLALIWENNVTYWGSHLTSSVDVKEARFEPTGVIGLFDATGRSVWSKSSKDFGDPSVLLRHLRIDSDGNLRIYSWDNVLHTWKVGWQAVENQCDVFGSCGLYSICRYNSSGPVCECLFHDSVDWGGGPPGMDSGSYGCKKMVDLGNCKMGTSMMVLKQTVLYGLYPPLDTDIMLSEKACKKYCAEDSSCIAVTSKNDGSGLCKIKRTSFISGYGNPSVPATSFLKVCLVPQAVSTTEANPQANAESMQLPSERSISHVDSRKSFIAALAIIVLVTVCAFLAVEVVVFWFINQTRQIKSERRIPFGKDAQMNPNYSALIRLSFEEVKELTTNFTDQLGPNVFKGVLPNQTPVVAKVLNAVVASESDFRMAVSTLGGTHHRNLVPLKGFCFEPQHKILLYEYIPNGSLDKWLFNTGTNQSGLSWHQRLGTALGVARAMAYLHAECQQCIPHRNLKLENVLLDEKLVAKVTDFGLKSLLEKGASSSESLPDKDIYMFGEMLLQIVTGKRDILHITRENLFKLVQEMHQDRNSGSDEECEGVDRMFRLALWCLQDQPFLRPSFSEVVKILEGTLSVDRPPPCSTIMKENKKDEADKIEVDDTT from the coding sequence ATGAATCTCTCTGTTTTCTTGGCTGAAATGCATGAGGTTTGGATAAATCAGCTCAAAGCAAGAGTACCCGCCAAGTGCTTTCAAGGTACGTTCTGTAAATGCTACTCTTTTGAAGGTTCTGGTCATGTTTTAGCTGTAATTGTTGTTTTAGGTTTATGGTCTGTGGGGTTTTGTGAGGCCTTTCCAATGGTTTCGGTTCCgcttgggtttgagattttagTGTCTGAAAACAAAAGTTGGATTTCTGAAAATGGGGTTTTCACTTTTGGGTTCTTCGATGATTATTGGAAAGATTATGATGGTTTTGCTGTTGGTATACGGTATAACTTGGGAAACAGAGCTGCAAATGTTGCTGTGTGGACTGTTGGTGGtggggttagggtttctgaGAACTCTACATTTAGGCTTTCTATGGATGGAAGATTGGTCTTATTTGATAACCTTAGTGGTTTGATTGTTTGGAGCAGTAATACTAGTGGTTTGGGTGTTCAAACTGCTAGTATGTTGAACAATGGTAATCTGGTTCTAATGGATAATGCAAAGAAAGTCCTTTGGCAAAGCTTCGATAGCCCTACCAATACTCTTCTTCCTGGTCAGGCACTATATTTCCCTCAAGCCCTTCGAGCCCCTTCCACAACCTTCATTTCTAGCTACTACAATCTTGTGATAAGGCACACAGGAGATCTTGCACTCATCTGGGAGAACAATGTGACTTACTGGGGTAGCCATTTGACTTCCTCTGTTGATGTGAAGGAAGCAAGGTTTGAGCCTACTGGGGTTATTGGGCTGTTTGATGCTACTGGCAGATCGGTTTGGTCCAAATCGAGTAAAGACTTTGGAGACCCGTCTGTGCTTTTGAGACATCTTAGGATTGACTCCGATGGAAACTTGAGAATTTACTCATGGGACAATGTTCTCCATACATGGAAGGTAGGATGGCAAGCTGTTGAGAACCAATGCGATGTTTTTGGTTCTTGTGGTTTATATAGCATCTGTCGGTACAATTCAAGTGGACCTGTTTGTGAATGCTTGTTCCATGATTCCGTGGATTGGGGAGGTGGGCCTCCTGGGATGGATTCAGGTTCTTATGGGTGCAAGAAGATGGTAGATTTGGGGAACTGCAAGATGGGTACAAGCATGATGGTTCTGAAACAGACTGTTCTTTATGGTCTTTATCCTCCGCTTGATACTGATATCATGTTGAGTGAGAAGGCTTGCAAGAAGTACTGTGCAGAGGACAGTTCTTGTATTGCTGTGACTTCAAAGAACGATGGTTCAGGTCTTTGCAAAATCAAACGAACTAGCTTTATAAGTGGGTATGGGAACCCATCTGTTCCTGCAACTTCATTCTTGAAGGTCTGTTTAGTTCCTCAGGCAGTCTCCACCACAGAAGCAAACCCACAAGCTAATGCAGAATCGATGCAATTGCCGTCGGAGAGATCCATTTCTCATGTTGACAGTAGGAAAAGTTTTATAGCTGCTCTGGCTATCATTGTGTTGGTCACAGTATGTGCTTTCCTCGCTGTTGAAGTGGTTGTGTTTTGGTTCATCAACCAGACAAGGCAGATTAAATCTGAGAGGAGAATTCCCTTTGGAAAGGATGCTCAAATGAACCCAAACTACAGTGCCCTCATCAGATTGTCCTTTGAAGAGGTGAAAGAACTGACAACTAACTTCACTGACCAACTTGGGCCAAATGTTTTCAAAGGTGTACTCCCCAACCAAACCCCCGTGGTTGCTAAGGTGCTAAATGCTGTTGTAGCATCTGAAAGTGACTTTCGGATGGCAGTTTCTACCTTGGGTGGCACTCACCACCGAAACCTCGTACCTTTAAAAGGCTTCTGTTTTGAGCCACAGCACAAAATTCTTCTCTATGAGTACATTCCCAATGGTTCTCTTGACAAATGGCTATTCAACACAGGAACAAACCAAAGCGGGTTGAGTTGGCATCAGAGGCTTGGTACTGCCCTTGGTGTTGCTCGAGCCATGGCATATTTACATGCTGAGTGTCAACAGTGTATACCTCACAGGAACCTGAAGCTTGAGAATGTGTTGCTTGATGAGAAATTGGTAGCTAAGGTTACAGATTTTGGGCTCAAGAGCCTATTAGAAAAAGGTGCATCTTCATCAGAGTCACTGCCAGACAAGGATATTTACATGTTTGGTGAAATGCTGCTACAGATTGTGACTGGAAAGAGGGACATACTTCATATTACTAGAGAGAATTTATTCAAGTTGGTGCAAGAAATGCATCAAGACAGGAATTCAGGGAGTGATGAGGAGTGTGAAGGAGTAGACAGAATGTTTAGGTTAGCTTTATGGTGTTTACAAGATCAGCCATTCCTTAGACCTTCCTTCAGTGAAGTGGTTAAGATATTAGAAGGAACTCTTTCTGTAGACAGGCCTCCACCATGTTCTACTATCATGAAGGAAAATAAGAAGGATGAAGCAGACAAGATCGAGGTTGATGATACAACCTGA